In Coregonus clupeaformis isolate EN_2021a chromosome 15, ASM2061545v1, whole genome shotgun sequence, one genomic interval encodes:
- the LOC121583347 gene encoding E3 ubiquitin-protein ligase TRIM39-like translates to MASSSSFLSEEQFLCSVCLDVFTEPVAIPCGHNFCKICIRKYWDSNDLCQCPMCKKVFDRRPDLFVNNFISEMAAQFRKSVQVNATSSPDQRPTETREVVCDACIGMKLKALKSCLECLTSYCETHLQPHQIAPALKRHTLIAPVENLEDRMCKEHYKLLELFCRTDQMCVCVLCMKTDHKTHYTVTLEEEYGKKKAQLGKTEAEVQQMIQERLQKVQDIKHSVELSKRDAEREIEDCVQVFTALVRSIDKSQAEFIEVVEEKQKAAERKAEGIIIELEQEITELQRRSTELGQLSHTEDHLHLLQSSPSLSSLPPTKDWSEISVHTSLGVGNLRRAVSQLEETLWSEVKKLKCDTEMKRIQRHAVDVTLDPDTAHPSLILSEDRKQVRLGDKPKNLPENPKRFSKCVCILGTEGFSSGRFYYEVTVKGKTDWDLGVARESINRKGAIKLSPQNGYWTVVLRNGNEYMALTKPPVTLLLREKPQKVGMFVDYEEGKILFYDVENRSHIYSFTGCTFTEKLYLYLSPYLNDGGKNSAPLIISPINDT, encoded by the coding sequence ATGGCGTCCTCCAGCAGTTTCCTGTCTGAAGAGCAGTtcctgtgttctgtctgtctggatgtgTTCACTGAACCTGTAGCCATTCCATGTGGACACAACTTCTGCAAGATCTGTATCAGAAAGTACTGGGACAGCAATGACCTGTGCCAGTGTCCAATGTGTAAAAAAGTGTTTGATAGAAGACCAGATCTCTTTGTCAATAATTTCATTTCTGAGATGGCTGCTCAGTTCAGGAAGTCAGTTCAAGTGAACGCTACCAGCAGCCCAGACCAACGCCCTACTGAGACTAGAGAAGTGGTCTGTGACGCCTGCATTGGGATGAAGCTCAAGGCCCTGAAGTCCTGCCTGGAGTGTCTGACCTCTTACTGTGAAACTCATCTGCAGCCTCATCAGATAGCCCCAGCCCTGAAGAGACACACGCTGATTGCCCCTGTGGAGAACCTAGAAGACAGGATGTGTAAGGAGCATTACAAACTCCTGGAGCTGTTTTGTAGGACTGACcagatgtgtgtttgtgtcttgtgCATGAAAACAGACCACAAGACTCACTACACTGTCACTCTAGAGGAAGAGTATGGAAAGAAAAAAGCTCAGCTGGGGAAGACAGAGGCAGAAGTGCAGCAGATGATCCAGGAGCGACTTCAGAAGGTTCAGGATATCAAACACTCAGTAGAGCTCAGcaagagagacgcagagagagagatagaagactGCGTGCAGGTCTTCACTGCTCTGGTGCGCTCCATAGACAAAAGCCAGGCTGAGTTCATTGAGGTGGTTGAAGAGAAGCAGAAAGCAGCAGAGAGGAAGGCTGAAGGAATCATTATAGAGCTGGAGCAGGAAatcactgagctacagaggagaagcactgagctggggcagctctcacacactgaggaccacctccacctcctccagagCTCCCCATCCCTCAGCAGCCTTCCTCCCACCAAGGACTGGTCTGAGATCAGTGTTCACACCAGTCTGGGTGTGGGGAACCTGAGGAGAGCTGTGTCTCAGCTGGAGGAGACACTCTGGAGTGAAGTGAAGAAGTTGAAGTGTGATACTGAAATGAAGAGGATTCAGCGGCATGCAGTGGATGTGACTCTGGACCCTGATACAGCACATCCCAGTCTCATCCTTTCTGAGGATAGGAAACAAGTGAGACTTGGAGACAAACCAAAGAATCTCCCTGAAAACCCAAAGAGATTTTCCAAGTGTGTCTGTATCCTGGGAACGGAGGGCTTCTCCTCAGGTAGATTTTATTATGAGGTGACTGTTAAGGGAAAGACTGACTGGGATTTAGGAGTGGCCAGAGAGTCCATCAACAGGAAAGGGGCGATTAAACTGAGTCCTCAGAATGGATACTGGACTGTGGTGCTGAGGAATGGAAATGAGTACATGGCTCTAACTAAACCCCCTGTCACCCTTCTCCTGAGAGAGAAGCCCCAGAAGGTGGGGATGTTTGTAGATTATGAGGAGGGGAAGATCTTGTTTTATGATGTGGAGAACAGGTCTCACATCTACTCTTTCACTGGCTGCACATTCACTGAGAAACTGTATCTGTACTTAAGCCCTTACCTGAATGATGGTGGTAAAAACTCTGCTCCTCTGATCATCTCTCCCATTAATGACACTTAG